Proteins encoded in a region of the Streptomyces sp. NBC_00513 genome:
- a CDS encoding NAD(P)-binding domain-containing protein, which yields MTHRTDVVVIGGGQSGLAAGYHLRRLGVEHVILDAQAGAGRRRQAQAGAGGRRRGLAAHLGVPPPVRHGVGVSAVHRDGAFLRVETDCGDWQARVVVSAAGTWIRPFMPAVPGRREFTGRQPHTVQYRSPAGFAGRRVVVVGGGNSGAQIAADLARTAQLTWVTQRPPRYLADDIDGRALFDAATARRRALDEGRSDTGGVASLGDIVAVPSVRAARDAGLLRAKPMFARLAAAGVEWADGTRGEPDAVTWCTGFRPALAPCTALRLRGTRGHIATDSTRAVDESRLHLLGYGGRTGPASATLIGVGRPARDAAHDIASLLR from the coding sequence ATGACGCATCGCACCGACGTGGTGGTGATCGGCGGCGGCCAGTCCGGGCTCGCCGCCGGCTACCACTTGCGCCGCCTGGGCGTCGAGCACGTCATCCTCGATGCGCAGGCAGGCGCAGGCAGGCGCAGGCAGGCGCAGGCAGGCGCAGGCGGGCGCAGGCGGGGCCTGGCAGCACACCTGGGAGTCCCTCCACCCGTCCGGCACGGCGTGGGGGTCTCGGCTGTCCACCGCGACGGCGCCTTCCTACGCGTCGAGACGGACTGTGGCGACTGGCAGGCCCGCGTGGTCGTCAGCGCGGCCGGCACCTGGATCCGGCCCTTCATGCCCGCCGTGCCCGGCCGCCGGGAGTTCACCGGCCGTCAGCCCCATACCGTGCAGTACCGCAGCCCGGCCGGCTTCGCCGGCCGGCGCGTGGTCGTGGTCGGTGGCGGCAACTCCGGCGCCCAGATCGCCGCCGACCTCGCCCGTACGGCCCAGCTGACCTGGGTCACCCAGCGCCCGCCCCGCTACCTCGCCGACGACATCGACGGCCGGGCCCTGTTCGACGCGGCCACCGCCCGCCGCCGAGCCCTCGACGAAGGCCGCAGCGACACCGGCGGCGTCGCCTCCCTCGGCGACATCGTCGCCGTACCCTCGGTCCGCGCCGCCCGCGACGCGGGATTGCTTCGCGCGAAGCCGATGTTCGCCCGCCTCGCCGCCGCCGGTGTCGAATGGGCCGATGGCACCAGGGGCGAGCCGGACGCCGTCACCTGGTGCACCGGCTTCCGCCCGGCGCTGGCCCCCTGCACTGCCCTGCGCCTGCGAGGCACCCGCGGCCACATCGCCACCGATAGCACCCGCGCCGTGGACGAGTCTCGCCTGCACCTGCTCGGATACGGCGGCCGGACCGGCCCCGCCTCCGCCACCCTCATCGGCGTGGGCCGCCCCGCCCGCGACGCCGCTCACGACATCGCTTCGCTGCTGCGCTGA
- a CDS encoding GNAT family N-acetyltransferase: MSITITPLTDGHADEVLAIYQAGIDEGNATFEITAPTWAEFDAARLPEHRFAALDTDGKVLGWVAATRVSDRCAYAGVVEHSVYVHPGARGCGVAGQLLAALVESTEAAGIWTIQSGIFPENAASLAVHARAGFRAIGTRERISRHHGAWRDVVLLERRSPGVG; the protein is encoded by the coding sequence GTGAGCATCACCATCACGCCGCTGACCGACGGGCACGCTGACGAGGTCCTGGCGATCTACCAGGCGGGTATCGACGAGGGCAACGCCACCTTCGAGATCACCGCCCCGACCTGGGCCGAGTTCGACGCGGCGAGGCTACCCGAGCACCGCTTCGCCGCGCTCGACACCGACGGCAAGGTGCTCGGGTGGGTTGCCGCCACCCGGGTCTCCGACCGTTGCGCGTACGCGGGCGTTGTCGAGCACTCCGTCTACGTCCACCCCGGCGCCCGGGGCTGCGGTGTCGCCGGGCAGCTCCTGGCGGCGCTGGTGGAGTCGACCGAGGCCGCGGGGATCTGGACGATCCAGTCCGGGATCTTCCCCGAGAACGCCGCCAGCCTCGCCGTCCACGCGCGGGCCGGATTCCGGGCCATCGGCACGCGCGAGCGCATCAGCCGCCATCACGGCGCCTGGCGGGACGTGGTCCTGCTGGAGCGCCGCAGCCCAGGGGTCGGCTGA
- a CDS encoding FAD-dependent oxidoreductase — protein sequence MNASTEALPVAVIGAGPAGLAAAAHLTGRGIKPLVLEAGAAAAAAVREWGHVRLFSTWSELVDPAAEKLLAPTGWTAPEGATYPSGADWAALYLQPLADVLGERVRYGATVTGVSRLGRDRIVDADREQQPFTVRIANADGTEERILASAVIDASGTWSTPSPIGGDGLPALGEKAAGDRISYRIPDLKNPATRARYAGKRIAVIGSGASAFTTLAYLADLAKAEDATGTHATWILRRGISGSTFGGGSADQLPARGALGLAAKAAVDNGYADAVTGFRTDAIQRDSDGRLILVAEDGRRLDAVDEVIVLTGLRPDLSFVSELRLGLDERLQAPVELAPLIDPNQHSCGTVYPHGVNELSHPEQGVYLVGMKSYGRAPTFLAMTGYEQVRSIAAHLAGDQEAAERVELTLPETGVCGGAGLFDQPAAAEETSGGGCCAAPATLTVGAPAPFFGGC from the coding sequence GTGAACGCATCCACCGAAGCCCTGCCCGTCGCCGTGATCGGAGCGGGCCCCGCCGGCCTGGCGGCCGCAGCCCACCTCACCGGGCGCGGCATCAAGCCCCTGGTCCTGGAAGCCGGAGCGGCCGCCGCCGCCGCGGTACGCGAATGGGGTCACGTTCGGCTGTTCTCCACCTGGTCCGAGCTCGTGGACCCGGCCGCCGAGAAGCTTCTGGCTCCTACCGGCTGGACGGCACCCGAGGGCGCGACGTACCCCTCCGGCGCCGACTGGGCCGCCCTCTACCTCCAGCCCCTCGCCGACGTCCTCGGGGAAAGGGTCCGCTACGGCGCCACCGTCACCGGCGTCTCCCGCCTCGGCCGCGACCGGATCGTGGACGCCGACCGCGAGCAGCAGCCCTTCACCGTGCGCATCGCGAACGCGGACGGCACCGAGGAACGCATCCTGGCCTCCGCCGTCATCGACGCCTCCGGCACCTGGTCCACCCCGAGCCCCATCGGCGGCGACGGCCTGCCCGCCCTCGGCGAGAAGGCTGCCGGCGACCGGATCTCCTACCGCATCCCCGACCTCAAGAACCCGGCCACCCGGGCCCGGTACGCGGGCAAGCGCATCGCCGTCATCGGCTCGGGCGCCTCCGCCTTCACCACGCTGGCCTACCTCGCCGACCTCGCCAAGGCCGAGGACGCCACCGGCACACATGCCACCTGGATCCTGCGCCGCGGTATCTCCGGCTCCACCTTCGGCGGCGGCAGCGCCGACCAGCTCCCCGCCCGCGGAGCCCTCGGCCTGGCCGCCAAGGCCGCCGTCGACAACGGCTACGCCGACGCCGTCACCGGCTTCCGCACCGACGCCATCCAGCGCGACAGCGACGGCCGCCTGATCCTGGTCGCCGAGGACGGCCGCCGCCTCGACGCGGTCGACGAGGTCATCGTCCTGACCGGCCTGCGCCCCGACCTGTCCTTCGTCTCCGAGCTGCGCCTGGGCCTGGACGAGCGCCTCCAGGCACCGGTCGAGCTCGCGCCGCTGATCGATCCGAACCAGCACTCGTGCGGCACCGTCTACCCGCACGGCGTGAACGAACTGTCCCACCCCGAACAGGGCGTCTACCTCGTCGGCATGAAGTCCTACGGCCGCGCGCCGACCTTCCTCGCGATGACCGGCTACGAGCAGGTCCGCTCCATCGCCGCCCACCTCGCCGGCGACCAGGAAGCCGCCGAACGCGTCGAACTCACCCTTCCCGAGACCGGAGTCTGCGGCGGCGCCGGCCTCTTCGACCAGCCCGCGGCCGCCGAAGAGACCAGCGGCGGCGGCTGCTGCGCGGCGCCCGCGACCCTCACCGTCGGCGCCCCCGCTCCCTTTTTCGGCGGCTGCTGA
- a CDS encoding TIGR02391 family protein, with protein MAIDIAWARTELAEFLRLSETYVPANEPGAMVSSRLRNRGTQQEIIASAQIVEQILDRVLPAWRSNVPSHKSNRWLQHREAAQRADVALVREAEVRERLGDNAPQISASAMHPWVWDGAKALWQSGHFREAVTAAARKVNAETQNRVGRRDVSEASLFQSVFSKDAPKPGQPRLRLMADDGGDTFRSVHRGAMAFAEGCYAGIRNPNSHEDGLPELPEHEALEQLAAFSVLARWVDGATVSA; from the coding sequence ATGGCTATCGACATCGCGTGGGCGCGCACCGAACTCGCTGAGTTCCTCCGTCTGTCGGAAACCTATGTTCCGGCCAATGAGCCCGGGGCGATGGTCTCCAGCCGCTTGAGGAACCGGGGCACGCAGCAGGAAATCATCGCGAGTGCCCAGATCGTGGAGCAGATACTCGACCGGGTTCTGCCGGCATGGCGCTCCAACGTGCCCTCGCACAAGAGCAACCGGTGGCTGCAACATCGTGAGGCGGCCCAGCGAGCCGACGTTGCGCTCGTGCGTGAAGCAGAGGTTCGCGAGCGCCTGGGTGACAACGCGCCCCAGATCAGCGCCTCAGCGATGCACCCGTGGGTCTGGGACGGCGCGAAAGCCCTATGGCAGAGCGGGCACTTTCGTGAGGCTGTCACTGCTGCCGCGCGGAAGGTGAATGCCGAAACCCAGAACAGGGTCGGCCGGCGCGACGTCAGCGAAGCCTCTCTGTTTCAAAGCGTCTTCTCCAAGGACGCCCCGAAGCCCGGACAGCCCCGCCTGCGGCTTATGGCGGACGACGGCGGCGACACCTTCCGCAGCGTCCATCGAGGCGCAATGGCCTTTGCCGAGGGCTGCTACGCAGGCATTCGCAATCCCAACAGTCATGAGGACGGCCTCCCGGAGTTGCCGGAGCACGAAGCTCTCGAACAGCTCGCCGCTTTCAGCGTCCTGGCACGTTGGGTGGATGGCGCCACGGTTTCCGCGTAG
- a CDS encoding helix-turn-helix transcriptional regulator, with protein MSTVKVLPLLEPEAVAPCCPPLTERPLTAEEAERTALMFKALGDPVRLRLFSAVASHEGGEACVCDISDVGVSQPTVSHHLKKLREAGLLSSERRGTWVYYRVEPTVLAAMGQLLTRAAAA; from the coding sequence ATGTCCACTGTGAAGGTGTTGCCGCTGCTGGAGCCGGAGGCCGTGGCCCCGTGCTGCCCACCCCTGACCGAGCGCCCGCTGACGGCCGAGGAGGCCGAACGGACCGCCCTGATGTTCAAGGCCCTCGGCGACCCGGTACGCCTGCGCCTGTTCTCCGCCGTCGCCTCCCACGAGGGCGGTGAGGCGTGCGTGTGCGACATCTCCGACGTCGGCGTCTCCCAGCCCACCGTCTCCCACCACCTGAAGAAGCTCCGCGAGGCGGGCCTGCTCTCCTCCGAACGGCGCGGGACCTGGGTGTACTACCGGGTCGAACCGACCGTCCTCGCGGCCATGGGTCAGCTCCTCACCCGCGCGGCCGCCGCGTGA